One Desulfobulbus propionicus DSM 2032 DNA segment encodes these proteins:
- the flgF gene encoding flagellar basal-body rod protein FlgF codes for MGSGKYSALSGAVAREQAMSNVAANLANVSTTGFKKDRISFAAILRGAQQASDARGINFARIRKIGVDFSQGGMQPTDRPLDVAIDGPGFFKVRKGGETFYTRSGRLMLDDNGMVKTEDGLNVLGAGNEPLQIDTALGKDIVIAESGDISVAGTLTGNRIQVFAVPDQDKLKKAGNALYALEEGGDQPLADYRVLQGSLETSNVNMIEEMTAMVDTQRTFEAHLKALESYSKLGEKQDELGSVS; via the coding sequence ATGGGATCAGGAAAATACAGCGCGCTGAGCGGCGCGGTTGCCAGGGAACAGGCGATGAGCAACGTCGCCGCCAATCTGGCCAATGTCAGCACCACGGGCTTCAAAAAGGACCGGATCAGCTTTGCGGCCATCCTGCGGGGTGCCCAGCAGGCGTCCGATGCGCGGGGAATCAATTTTGCGCGCATCCGCAAGATCGGTGTCGATTTCAGCCAGGGCGGCATGCAGCCCACTGATCGGCCGCTGGATGTGGCCATTGACGGACCAGGGTTTTTCAAGGTGCGCAAGGGCGGGGAAACATTCTACACCCGATCGGGACGGCTGATGCTCGACGACAACGGCATGGTAAAAACCGAGGACGGCCTCAATGTGCTGGGAGCGGGCAACGAACCGCTGCAAATCGATACCGCCTTGGGCAAGGATATCGTCATCGCCGAATCCGGAGACATCTCCGTCGCCGGCACCCTGACCGGCAACAGGATTCAGGTCTTTGCCGTCCCGGATCAGGACAAATTGAAAAAGGCGGGCAACGCCCTTTACGCGCTCGAGGAAGGCGGTGATCAACCTTTGGCCGATTATCGGGTGCTCCAGGGCAGTCTTGAAACCTCCAACGTCAACATGATCGAGGAAATGACCGCCATGGTCGACACCCAGAGAACCTTTGAAGCCCACCTCAAGGCCCTGGAAAGCTATTCCAAGCTTGGGGAAAAACAGGATGAACTGGGTTCGGTCAGCTAA
- a CDS encoding FliA/WhiG family RNA polymerase sigma factor yields the protein MFPPVPPLDDRSQLIRENMPLVELVVQRMTPQVPSFMTKEDMISAAMVGLVDAANKFDPTKGVKFKTFAEYRVRGAIFDEMRKLDWFSRSMRDKQNTLTQTMLRLERQLGRSPEEEEMAREMALSIDEYRDLLAEVSHLGCVSLHETLDHTEDGRSFLDSLEDIGGPVPDDLLEKEEMTRVMAEILEELSEKERLVIALYYYEELTQKEIAEVLSVSEGRVSQLHSQALLKLRVKLLNSELYEP from the coding sequence ATGTTCCCTCCGGTACCGCCTCTTGATGACCGCTCCCAGCTGATTCGGGAAAACATGCCGCTGGTCGAACTGGTTGTGCAGCGCATGACTCCCCAGGTGCCGAGCTTCATGACCAAGGAAGACATGATCAGCGCCGCCATGGTCGGATTGGTCGACGCCGCCAATAAATTCGATCCCACCAAGGGGGTCAAATTCAAGACCTTTGCCGAATACCGGGTGCGCGGCGCCATCTTTGACGAAATGCGCAAGCTCGACTGGTTCTCCCGTTCGATGCGCGACAAGCAAAACACCCTGACCCAGACCATGCTCCGCCTGGAACGGCAGCTGGGCCGCTCGCCGGAGGAAGAGGAAATGGCCCGCGAAATGGCTCTGAGCATCGACGAGTACCGCGACCTGCTTGCCGAAGTCAGCCACCTGGGCTGCGTCAGCCTGCACGAGACCCTCGATCACACCGAGGACGGGCGCAGCTTTCTCGACAGCCTGGAGGATATCGGCGGCCCCGTTCCGGACGATCTGCTGGAAAAGGAGGAGATGACCCGGGTCATGGCCGAGATTCTGGAAGAGCTCTCGGAAAAGGAACGGCTGGTCATCGCCCTGTACTACTACGAGGAACTGACCCAAAAAGAAATCGCCGAAGTGCTGAGCGTTTCCGAGGGCCGGGTATCGCAGCTGCACAGCCAGGCCCTGCTCAAGCTGCGGGTCAAACTGCTCAATTCCGAACTGTACGAACCCTGA
- a CDS encoding flagellar basal body P-ring protein FlgI, with translation MTPRIYRLGLSVLLTVFCIAADASATRIKDLADIEGVRDNQLMGYGLVIGLNGTGDDIKKSVFTKQAMINMIKRMGMAIPEDVFKQMKTDNVAAVMVTAQLPPFARPGSAIDIQVSSIGDASSLSGGTLLMTPLKGPDGNTYAVAQGPLAVGGIAFGGKAAKAQKNFPTSGHLTGGAIVERAVNYALPPSGDLLYQLRDTDFTTASRMAEAINAHFGSGTAKPMDSRTVKVTKPSRVKGDVVSFISDLESIEIEPDRPAKIVVNERTGTIVMGQDVRISTVAVSHGNLNLVISEATEVSQPNPLAAGTTVAAPATTITATEEAGNLVVLPMGVNLGEIARALNAIGATPRDLIAIFQAIKAAGALQGELVIL, from the coding sequence ATGACCCCGCGAATTTATCGCCTCGGCCTTTCCGTCCTGCTGACCGTTTTCTGCATCGCAGCGGATGCCTCCGCAACCCGCATCAAGGACCTGGCGGATATCGAAGGCGTGCGCGACAATCAGCTGATGGGATACGGCCTGGTGATCGGCCTCAACGGCACCGGTGACGACATCAAGAAATCGGTGTTCACCAAGCAGGCCATGATCAACATGATCAAACGCATGGGCATGGCCATCCCCGAGGATGTGTTCAAACAGATGAAAACCGACAACGTGGCCGCGGTCATGGTCACCGCCCAGCTGCCGCCCTTTGCCCGGCCTGGTTCCGCCATCGACATCCAGGTTTCTTCCATCGGCGACGCCTCCAGCCTTTCCGGGGGCACGCTGCTTATGACCCCGTTGAAAGGCCCGGACGGCAATACCTATGCCGTGGCCCAAGGGCCGTTGGCGGTCGGCGGCATCGCTTTTGGCGGCAAGGCGGCCAAAGCGCAGAAGAATTTCCCCACGTCCGGCCACCTCACCGGCGGGGCGATTGTCGAGCGGGCGGTCAATTATGCTTTGCCTCCCTCCGGCGACCTGTTGTACCAGCTCCGCGACACCGATTTCACCACCGCCTCCCGCATGGCCGAGGCCATAAACGCCCATTTTGGCAGCGGGACGGCCAAACCCATGGATTCCCGCACGGTCAAGGTCACCAAACCGTCGCGTGTCAAGGGAGATGTCGTGAGCTTTATCTCGGATCTGGAGAGCATCGAAATCGAGCCGGACCGACCGGCAAAGATCGTGGTCAACGAACGAACCGGCACGATCGTCATGGGGCAGGATGTCCGTATTTCCACGGTGGCGGTTTCGCACGGCAACCTCAATCTGGTGATCTCCGAAGCCACGGAAGTGTCCCAACCCAACCCGCTGGCCGCCGGCACCACCGTGGCGGCCCCGGCAACGACCATCACCGCGACCGAAGAGGCGGGCAATCTGGTTGTCCTGCCGATGGGCGTCAATCTGGGTGAAATCGCCAGGGCGCTCAACGCCATCGGCGCCACCCCCCGTGATCTGATCGCCATTTTTCAGGCCATCAAGGCCGCCGGCGCCCTCCAGGGCGAACTGGTCATCTTATAA
- the flgG gene encoding flagellar basal-body rod protein FlgG yields the protein MRSLWTSTTGMSAQNLNMDVIANNLANVSTTGFKKSRADFQDLLYQIMKVPGSPTSADTRSPTGIQVGLGVKPAAVTKVFTEGDIVQTENTLDVAIEGPGFFQVTLPDGNIAYTRAGNLKLDGEGRLTTSDGFPIEPEIVIPEDAREVTISQTGVVSAIVGDDTTSTELGNVDLVDFVNDAGLIAIGRNLFRETEASGAPLIGAPGTNGIGTLLQGYVENSNVNLVEEMTHMITTQRAFEINSNVITTSDEMMQTVTNMV from the coding sequence ATGCGCTCACTCTGGACATCAACCACCGGCATGTCGGCCCAGAATCTCAATATGGACGTCATTGCCAACAACCTGGCCAACGTATCGACCACCGGATTCAAAAAGAGCCGCGCCGATTTTCAGGATCTGCTCTACCAGATCATGAAGGTACCCGGTTCGCCGACTTCGGCCGACACCAGGTCGCCCACCGGCATTCAGGTGGGTCTGGGCGTCAAACCTGCCGCGGTGACCAAGGTGTTCACCGAAGGCGATATTGTCCAGACCGAGAATACCCTGGACGTGGCCATCGAGGGCCCGGGATTTTTTCAGGTGACCCTGCCCGACGGCAACATTGCCTACACCCGGGCGGGGAATCTCAAACTCGACGGCGAAGGACGATTAACCACCTCGGACGGCTTTCCGATCGAACCGGAAATCGTCATCCCCGAGGATGCCCGCGAGGTGACCATCAGCCAAACGGGGGTGGTCAGCGCCATTGTCGGTGATGACACCACCTCCACCGAACTGGGCAACGTCGACCTGGTGGATTTTGTCAACGATGCCGGCCTGATCGCCATCGGGCGCAATCTCTTTCGCGAAACCGAGGCGTCGGGCGCTCCCTTGATCGGCGCTCCGGGAACCAACGGCATCGGCACCCTGTTGCAAGGATATGTGGAAAATTCCAACGTCAACCTGGTCGAGGAGATGACCCACATGATCACCACCCAACGGGCTTTTGAAATCAACTCCAATGTGATCACGACCTCGGACGAAATGATGCAAACCGTCACAAACATGGTGTAA
- the flhA gene encoding flagellar biosynthesis protein FlhA — protein sequence MEATGAQTLLSRVRIKELLQRSDILASLGLFGILMLMIIPLPPMLLDLCLSLNITIAILILIISLYTEKATEFSIFPSVLLITTLFRLSLNVASTRLILLHGNEGMDAAGSVIEAFGQFVVGGSYVVGLVIFVILVIINFIVITKGAGRIAEVAARFTLDAMPGKQMAIDADLNAGLIDENTARKRREEIANEANFHGAMDGASKFVRGDAIAGIIITLINIGAGFIIGVLQKGMPLAEAAKNYTILTVGDGLVGQVPALIISTAAGMLVSRTAGREDFGTELKTQFTRYAKALWVVAAILLIFALIPGLPFIPFLLIAAGLAYTAYRIDQAEKARQLEEAVAERPQPVVKPDQDYEKMLNVDLIELEVGYGLIPFVDAAQDGELLSRIQSIRKQFALTTGFIVPPVHIKDNLQLNPNQYTLNLKGVTIATAEMMPGYFMAMDPGLVTETIKGLPTTEPAFDLPAIWITEDKRERAQIAGYTVVDCVTVMATHISEVIKKHAHELLGRQETQTLIDNLAKSYPKLVEELVPHVLNLGIIMRVLQNLLREGVSIRDLRSILETMADYAPMTQDTDILTEYVRHALSRSISMAHTQNDGVMPVITMDRKVEETVQAAVQHRERGSYLALDPKTAQKILDSINTLITSMAGGPQPVLLVLPQIRPHVRRLTERYFPNLAVLSHNEISSQIRIQSIGTVTIDAS from the coding sequence ATGGAAGCAACAGGGGCGCAAACACTGCTGAGCCGGGTTCGGATCAAGGAGCTGCTGCAGCGCAGCGACATCCTGGCCTCGCTGGGACTCTTCGGCATTCTCATGCTGATGATCATCCCCCTGCCGCCCATGCTGCTCGACCTCTGCCTGTCGCTCAACATCACCATCGCCATTCTCATCCTGATCATCAGCCTCTACACGGAAAAAGCGACCGAGTTCTCGATTTTTCCCTCGGTGCTCCTCATCACCACCCTGTTTCGCCTGTCGCTCAATGTCGCCTCCACCCGACTGATCCTCCTCCATGGCAACGAGGGCATGGACGCGGCCGGATCGGTGATCGAGGCATTCGGCCAGTTCGTGGTCGGCGGCTCCTATGTGGTCGGCCTGGTCATTTTCGTTATTCTGGTGATCATCAACTTCATCGTCATCACCAAGGGCGCGGGCCGGATCGCCGAGGTGGCCGCCCGTTTCACCCTGGATGCCATGCCCGGCAAGCAGATGGCCATCGACGCCGATCTCAACGCCGGTCTGATCGACGAAAACACGGCCCGCAAACGCCGCGAGGAGATCGCGAACGAAGCCAATTTCCACGGCGCCATGGATGGTGCCTCCAAATTCGTCCGCGGCGACGCCATCGCCGGCATCATTATCACCCTGATCAATATCGGCGCTGGTTTTATCATCGGCGTACTGCAAAAAGGCATGCCGCTGGCCGAGGCCGCCAAAAACTACACCATCCTCACCGTTGGCGACGGCCTGGTCGGCCAGGTCCCGGCCCTGATCATTTCCACCGCCGCCGGCATGCTGGTCTCTCGTACCGCCGGCCGCGAGGATTTCGGCACCGAACTGAAGACCCAATTCACCCGCTATGCCAAGGCACTCTGGGTGGTGGCGGCAATCCTCCTCATTTTTGCCCTCATTCCCGGCTTGCCCTTTATCCCTTTTCTCCTCATTGCCGCTGGCCTCGCCTATACCGCCTACCGGATCGATCAGGCGGAAAAGGCCAGGCAGCTCGAGGAGGCCGTGGCCGAACGGCCGCAACCGGTGGTCAAACCCGATCAGGATTACGAGAAGATGCTCAATGTCGACCTGATCGAACTTGAGGTCGGCTACGGCCTGATCCCCTTTGTCGATGCGGCCCAGGACGGAGAGCTGCTCTCGCGCATCCAGTCGATCCGCAAGCAGTTCGCCCTGACCACCGGTTTCATCGTACCGCCGGTGCACATCAAGGACAACCTGCAACTCAATCCCAACCAGTACACCCTCAACCTCAAGGGCGTCACCATCGCCACCGCTGAAATGATGCCCGGCTACTTCATGGCCATGGATCCCGGTCTGGTGACCGAAACCATCAAGGGCCTGCCCACCACGGAGCCGGCCTTTGATCTGCCGGCCATCTGGATCACCGAGGACAAGCGGGAACGCGCCCAGATCGCCGGGTACACCGTGGTCGACTGCGTCACGGTCATGGCCACGCACATCAGCGAGGTGATCAAGAAACACGCCCATGAATTGCTCGGTCGCCAGGAAACCCAGACCCTGATCGACAACCTGGCGAAAAGCTATCCCAAGCTGGTGGAGGAACTGGTGCCCCACGTGCTCAACCTGGGAATCATCATGCGGGTGCTGCAAAATCTGCTCCGCGAGGGCGTGTCCATCCGCGATCTGCGCTCCATCCTCGAAACCATGGCCGACTACGCGCCCATGACCCAGGATACCGACATCCTCACCGAATATGTCCGCCATGCCCTGTCGCGGTCCATCTCCATGGCCCATACCCAAAACGATGGCGTCATGCCGGTGATCACCATGGATCGCAAGGTCGAAGAAACCGTCCAGGCCGCCGTTCAGCACCGTGAACGGGGCAGTTATCTGGCCCTGGATCCAAAGACGGCGCAAAAGATCCTCGACAGTATCAACACCCTGATCACCTCCATGGCGGGCGGACCGCAGCCGGTGTTGCTGGTGCTGCCGCAGATACGACCGCATGTGCGCCGGCTGACCGAGCGCTACTTCCCCAATCTGGCGGTGCTGTCGCACAACGAAATCTCTTCGCAGATTCGTATTCAATCCATCGGAACGGTGACCATCGATGCAAGTTAA
- the flhB gene encoding flagellar biosynthesis protein FlhB, whose product MAEEPASGERTESPSAKRRADFRKKGQVAQSREVQTAALFTLLLLFWVFFAPIFWDGTKEMVAVLWRNSGDYAITTSSLMQLGYFLGVSLAMILAPLFLVALLVGFLATFLQIGWLFTTEPLIPDLTKLDPIKGMGRFFSKRSLVEVIKSLLKVGLIGWIAYKTVAGEMDQALLLTEMPLDDTILYLAKTSALVMAKVAAIMIVLAILDYAFVRWEMEEKMKMTKQEQKEEMKETEGDPHIKSKIRSIQQQMARRRMMAAVPTADVVITNPTHIAVAIKYEAGTMDAPLVLAKGQELVAEKIREIARENDIPLVENPPVARLLHSKVEVGQAIPEELFKAVAEILAYVYSLKGRR is encoded by the coding sequence ATGGCCGAAGAACCCGCCTCCGGAGAACGCACCGAATCCCCATCGGCGAAACGCCGGGCCGATTTTCGTAAAAAGGGTCAAGTGGCCCAGAGCCGGGAGGTGCAGACCGCGGCCCTGTTCACCCTGCTGCTGTTGTTCTGGGTGTTCTTTGCCCCGATTTTCTGGGACGGAACAAAGGAGATGGTCGCCGTTCTCTGGCGCAACAGCGGCGACTATGCCATCACCACCTCCTCGCTGATGCAGCTGGGGTATTTTCTTGGCGTCAGTCTCGCCATGATTCTGGCACCGTTGTTTTTGGTGGCGCTGCTGGTCGGCTTTCTCGCCACCTTTCTCCAGATCGGCTGGCTTTTCACCACCGAACCCCTGATCCCGGATCTAACCAAGCTCGATCCCATCAAGGGCATGGGGCGGTTTTTCTCCAAACGCTCGCTGGTCGAGGTCATCAAATCCCTGCTCAAGGTGGGATTGATCGGCTGGATCGCCTATAAAACAGTGGCGGGTGAGATGGATCAGGCCCTGCTGCTGACCGAGATGCCGCTTGACGACACCATCCTCTACCTGGCCAAGACCTCGGCCCTGGTCATGGCCAAGGTGGCGGCGATCATGATCGTCCTGGCCATCCTTGACTACGCCTTTGTCCGCTGGGAAATGGAAGAAAAGATGAAGATGACCAAGCAGGAACAGAAGGAGGAGATGAAGGAGACCGAGGGCGATCCGCACATCAAGTCAAAAATCCGTTCCATCCAGCAGCAGATGGCCCGGCGGCGGATGATGGCCGCCGTGCCCACCGCCGACGTGGTCATCACCAACCCCACCCACATCGCCGTGGCCATCAAGTACGAGGCGGGCACGATGGATGCGCCGCTGGTCCTGGCCAAGGGGCAGGAACTGGTGGCGGAAAAGATCCGTGAAATAGCCAGGGAAAATGATATTCCCCTGGTGGAAAACCCTCCCGTGGCAAGATTATTGCATTCGAAAGTTGAGGTGGGCCAGGCCATTCCCGAGGAGCTGTTCAAGGCCGTGGCGGAAATTCTGGCCTATGTCTATTCACTGAAAGGCAGGAGATAA
- a CDS encoding flagellar basal body L-ring protein FlgH codes for MQPSLMPALHIRLQRNYTARMAMVLLLAATLVTAGCGSTSQEVSPVTEPLEEPVVDDARPQSPGTLWNGDEGNWLADVKARRVGDIVTVIIEEEAKASKEATTDTDRSSSISAGISSFFGLEKSLEEKNSNLETSALVEASSGNQFSGGGKTTRSENLVATLTTQVVEVYPNGNLKIRGGKSVTVNNENQIIYLTGIVRSYDVTADNTVNSGNILNAQISYTGKGAVSDKQKPGWMMRIFDHTWPF; via the coding sequence ATGCAACCATCCCTTATGCCCGCCCTGCATATCCGACTGCAGCGCAATTACACCGCCCGCATGGCCATGGTGCTCTTGCTGGCGGCGACCTTGGTGACAGCCGGCTGCGGTTCGACTTCACAAGAAGTATCGCCCGTGACGGAACCGCTCGAGGAACCGGTGGTGGACGATGCCAGACCGCAATCTCCCGGCACCTTATGGAATGGCGACGAGGGAAACTGGCTGGCTGATGTCAAGGCCCGCCGGGTCGGCGACATCGTCACCGTGATTATTGAAGAAGAGGCCAAGGCCTCCAAGGAAGCGACCACCGACACCGACCGTTCATCCAGCATTTCCGCCGGTATCTCCAGTTTTTTTGGACTGGAGAAATCGTTGGAAGAAAAAAACAGCAACCTCGAAACCTCCGCCTTGGTGGAAGCGTCGTCGGGCAATCAATTTTCCGGCGGCGGTAAGACCACCCGTTCGGAGAATTTGGTGGCCACCCTGACCACCCAGGTGGTCGAGGTCTATCCCAACGGCAACCTTAAAATCCGGGGCGGAAAATCGGTGACGGTCAACAACGAAAATCAGATCATCTACCTGACCGGCATTGTCCGCTCGTACGACGTGACCGCCGACAACACGGTCAATTCCGGCAACATTCTCAACGCCCAAATCTCCTACACCGGCAAAGGCGCTGTTTCCGACAAACAGAAACCTGGCTGGATGATGCGTATTTTTGACCATACCTGGCCGTTTTAA
- a CDS encoding MinD/ParA family protein: protein MAEHTGRPTDQAGTLRAMNSPRLTEERTRQAATRVVSVTSGKGGVGKTAVVANLAVLLARMGKRVLILDADLGLANIDVVFGLAPSHNLNHFFTGEQGLETILTDGPEGIKILPAGSGVQRFTRLDSEQKMRLLEGLDAMNNDFDFVLIDTEAGISENVTYFNTAAQEILVVTTPDPTAITDAYALMKLLSNQYHEKHFNLIVNFIRNEEEALDVYRKLTMVANRYLDISIDYIGSIPRDKLMVDAIRKQQVLVQLFPESKTSLAFEALARTIVQEPQTLEPKGSIQFFWKRLLEFGGK from the coding sequence ATGGCTGAACATACAGGACGACCAACGGACCAGGCCGGCACCCTGCGGGCCATGAACAGTCCGAGATTGACCGAGGAACGAACCAGGCAAGCCGCCACCCGGGTCGTTTCCGTCACCAGCGGCAAGGGCGGTGTCGGCAAGACGGCGGTGGTGGCCAACCTGGCGGTGCTGCTGGCCCGGATGGGCAAGCGAGTGCTCATTCTCGATGCCGATCTCGGCCTGGCCAATATCGATGTGGTCTTCGGCTTGGCGCCGAGCCACAATCTCAACCACTTCTTCACCGGTGAACAGGGATTGGAGACGATCCTCACCGACGGCCCCGAAGGAATCAAGATCCTGCCCGCCGGTTCGGGCGTGCAACGGTTCACCCGGCTTGATTCCGAACAGAAAATGCGGCTGTTGGAAGGGCTCGACGCGATGAACAACGACTTTGATTTCGTGCTCATCGACACCGAGGCCGGTATCTCGGAAAACGTCACCTATTTCAACACCGCGGCCCAGGAGATCCTGGTGGTCACCACCCCCGACCCCACGGCGATCACCGACGCCTACGCCCTGATGAAGCTGCTCTCCAATCAGTACCACGAAAAACACTTCAACCTGATCGTCAACTTCATCAGAAACGAGGAAGAAGCCCTGGATGTCTACCGCAAGCTCACCATGGTGGCCAACCGCTACCTGGACATCTCCATAGATTATATCGGATCGATTCCACGGGATAAATTGATGGTGGACGCCATCCGCAAGCAGCAGGTGCTGGTGCAGTTGTTTCCGGAGTCAAAAACCAGCCTGGCCTTCGAGGCCCTGGCCCGGACCATTGTCCAGGAACCGCAGACCTTGGAACCCAAGGGATCGATCCAGTTTTTTTGGAAACGATTACTGGAGTTCGGCGGCAAATAG
- the flhF gene encoding flagellar biosynthesis protein FlhF, producing the protein MQVKVFEAKDMATGLKMVKEALGPDALILSTRTIRSGKFGMIGKPMMEITAAVDDAWQESARPVELPRNEARHHWSDRSTNGCLEQGERGPRQEDISYQEIWQRGAAERKAAPSFPRPEPPAVSQDIHSELAELRNMVKGLSNRITGLDSAALRGRPYVEPEFTAPPANHAAAIDPVVGLLTGYGINQETAQVVARFTRDTIEKARSLSSADLTLILKAAVARLFTTQPLLDGRSTRQRRISLIGPTGVGKTTTLAKIAAHYLGRFGGRIGLITIDTYRIAAVEQIKVYGEIMRLPVEVVIKPRELEEALDKFRDVDLVLIDTAGRSPRNGLDIQELAAFLRPQWGIENNLLLSAATREREIEQTIKRFSILPISNFIFSKIDECDQLGVLLNIHYKHDTPISFLTNGQRVPEDLLMPSPADIADLIMNDHGNLTHG; encoded by the coding sequence ATGCAAGTTAAGGTCTTTGAAGCAAAAGACATGGCCACGGGCCTGAAAATGGTCAAGGAGGCATTGGGACCCGACGCCCTCATTCTCTCCACCCGCACCATCCGCAGCGGCAAGTTCGGCATGATTGGCAAACCGATGATGGAGATCACCGCCGCTGTCGACGATGCCTGGCAGGAATCGGCGCGCCCAGTGGAACTCCCGAGAAACGAGGCGCGCCATCACTGGTCCGACCGGTCAACCAATGGCTGCCTGGAGCAGGGAGAACGCGGGCCGCGGCAGGAAGACATTTCCTATCAGGAGATTTGGCAGCGTGGCGCGGCAGAACGCAAGGCAGCACCATCGTTTCCGCGGCCGGAGCCGCCGGCCGTCAGCCAGGACATCCACAGCGAACTGGCGGAACTGCGCAACATGGTCAAGGGACTGTCGAACCGGATCACCGGCCTTGACTCGGCCGCCCTGCGCGGCCGGCCTTATGTTGAACCGGAATTCACCGCCCCCCCGGCGAACCACGCCGCCGCCATCGATCCGGTGGTCGGCCTGCTCACCGGTTACGGCATCAACCAGGAAACCGCCCAGGTGGTGGCCCGATTTACCCGTGACACCATCGAGAAGGCCCGCTCTTTAAGCAGCGCCGATCTGACCCTGATCCTCAAGGCGGCCGTGGCGCGACTGTTCACCACCCAACCCCTGCTCGACGGCCGCTCGACCCGACAACGGCGGATCAGCCTGATCGGCCCCACCGGCGTGGGCAAGACCACGACACTGGCCAAAATCGCGGCCCATTACCTCGGCCGCTTCGGCGGTCGTATCGGCCTGATCACCATCGACACCTATCGGATCGCCGCGGTCGAGCAGATCAAGGTCTACGGCGAGATCATGCGCCTGCCGGTGGAAGTGGTGATCAAACCTCGCGAGTTGGAGGAGGCTCTGGATAAATTCCGTGACGTCGACCTGGTGCTGATCGACACCGCCGGCCGCAGTCCACGCAACGGCTTGGATATTCAGGAATTGGCCGCCTTTCTCCGGCCGCAATGGGGGATCGAGAACAACCTGCTGCTCTCGGCCGCCACCAGGGAGCGGGAAATCGAACAGACCATCAAACGGTTTTCCATCCTGCCAATCAGCAACTTTATCTTCAGCAAGATTGACGAATGCGATCAGCTGGGCGTGCTGCTCAATATCCACTACAAGCACGACACGCCGATTTCCTTTCTCACCAACGGCCAGAGGGTTCCCGAGGATCTGCTCATGCCCTCGCCGGCGGACATTGCCGATCTCATCATGAATGATCACGGAAACCTGACCCATGGCTGA
- the flgA gene encoding flagellar basal body P-ring formation chaperone FlgA, translating to MKFALFLFCIVALARPAALFAQLTVNFQPAVTITGSRIVLGDIAVIGPAGEEAEAIGQLPVAVSPAPGKTKELYTVSVINSLRNRQEVAEVDWQGSQTIVVRRQGTFINRDQLQAIIDQYLKENSGRLAGTNIRFTAMRAPEELTLPAGKLSWTVTPSRPGITGSSSFSIAFAVDDKPATTCVVRGRLEAVAEVVTAAVRLNKGDVINDSNIAVMQQDIGGLNHPYTSKEQLIGMQVARTVNAGTVLEQAHIAAPPIVKDGEMVKIFARKGALQLSTSGLAKTDGRLGEIIQVKNIGSNKLIHCRVDGPGMVSVEF from the coding sequence TTGAAATTTGCGCTCTTCCTTTTCTGCATCGTTGCATTGGCCCGGCCAGCTGCGCTGTTCGCGCAGCTCACGGTCAATTTTCAACCGGCTGTCACCATCACCGGATCCCGGATCGTGCTTGGCGACATTGCGGTGATCGGACCGGCGGGCGAGGAAGCCGAGGCCATCGGCCAACTGCCGGTGGCGGTGTCGCCCGCGCCAGGCAAAACAAAAGAGCTGTATACGGTTTCGGTGATCAATTCCCTGCGCAACCGGCAGGAAGTGGCCGAGGTCGACTGGCAGGGCAGCCAGACGATCGTGGTCCGGCGTCAGGGCACGTTCATCAATCGGGACCAGTTGCAGGCAATTATTGATCAGTATCTCAAGGAAAACAGCGGCCGGCTGGCCGGAACCAATATCCGGTTCACCGCCATGCGGGCCCCCGAAGAACTGACCCTGCCTGCCGGCAAGCTGAGCTGGACGGTCACGCCTTCCCGACCCGGCATCACGGGCAGCTCCAGTTTTTCCATCGCCTTTGCCGTTGACGACAAGCCGGCCACCACCTGTGTTGTCCGCGGCCGGCTGGAGGCCGTCGCCGAAGTGGTGACCGCCGCGGTTCGCCTGAACAAGGGCGATGTGATCAACGACAGCAACATCGCGGTCATGCAACAAGACATCGGCGGCCTCAATCACCCGTACACCAGCAAAGAGCAACTCATCGGCATGCAGGTGGCGCGCACGGTCAACGCCGGGACCGTGCTGGAACAAGCGCACATTGCCGCGCCGCCCATCGTCAAGGACGGAGAGATGGTCAAGATTTTTGCCCGCAAAGGCGCCCTGCAACTGTCCACCAGCGGCCTGGCCAAAACGGATGGACGGTTGGGGGAAATCATCCAGGTCAAGAACATCGGTTCCAATAAACTGATTCACTGCCGGGTCGACGGTCCCGGCATGGTTTCCGTGGAGTTTTAA